The Papaver somniferum cultivar HN1 chromosome 3, ASM357369v1, whole genome shotgun sequence genome includes a region encoding these proteins:
- the LOC113361068 gene encoding uncharacterized protein LOC113361068, giving the protein MTTMALAPSSSSLSSSHEPYTCLYKSKQVNCNKFLHRSSFSVKKNRISSNNRFRASSSADVPDFLSTDWLESRRKKPFGPKLNFSAEDAVQCQLDALKHNDQPRQDYGVEVMYRFAGFDPFERSTYFGPFFDLGQFERFRRIFHHSTYRVLLGHKEREILSSLWVEENRFKQRIWIRGARPEEEEIFQFTMVQRIGGSWDGYWLTESLLHDGDGFAGGVAY; this is encoded by the exons ATGACGACGATGGCGTTAGCTCCTTCCTCATCCTCGTTATCATCTTCTCATGAACCCTATACTTGCTTGTACAAATCAAAGCAAGTTAATTGCAATAAATTTCTCCATCGGAGCAGCTTCAGTGTCAAGAAGAATCGGATTAGTAGTAATAATCGCTTCAGAGCTTCTTCTTCTGCTGATGTTCCAGACTTTCTTTCTACTGATTG GCTCGAGTCACGCAGGAAAAAACCTTTTGGTCCTAAATTGAAT TTTAGTGCAGAAGACGCAGTGCAATGCCAACTTGATGCACTAAAACACAATGACCAGCCCAGGCAGGATTATGGAGTGGAAGTCATGTATAGG TTTGCGGGGTTTGATCCATTTGAGAGATCGACGTATTTTGGGCCTTTCTTCGATCTAGGACAG TTTGAACGATTTAGGAGGATCTTCCACCACTCTACTTACCGAGTTCTTCTCGGTCATAAGGAAAGGGAGATTTTGAGCAGTCTATGGGTGGAAGAG AACCGTTTCAAACAGAGAATTTGGATACGAGGAGCTCGtccagaagaagaagagatattcCAATTTACAATGGTTCAG AGAATTGGTGGTTCTTGGGATGGTTATTGGCTGACAGAGAGCCTACTTCACGACGGAGATGGTTTTGCCGGAGGTGTTGCTTATTGA
- the LOC113355654 gene encoding carbon catabolite repressor protein 4 homolog 6-like yields the protein MRFASSSSSSLQSFIIAAATTDINFASMSSLRGGYPRGGAPCGEFCSPSENQESLVTEDSHFPSVEARNNGFRQHNGRNFQNQHYRQPPPQQQPFPHPSPQYRHQQPTPPPYYRQQQPNPPLHYRQQRRIPPPYYGQQQMNRPHHYRQQQPIPPPHYGQQQPNRPLHYRQQRPFTPPGTKQWDYRKWELAVSQPPPQCERFVVLSYNILANYLALDHRRELYFHIPFYVLDWERRKRNILFELGLWSADIMCLQEVDRFQDLENELKVHGYEGIWKMRTGQAIDGCAIFWRTTRFKLRHEESIEFRNLGLRDNVAQVCVLESRNQNSSDKVSADSPTSASDANLVVICNIHVLFNPKRGEIKLGQVRVLLERAHAVSKLWRDAPLVLCGDFNCTPKSPLYNLILDQKLNLDGLARNQVSGQPTAEISELKRNYPNSGNGFPRAQSNDGTVSTSMLVEENVDMKHGNELPNMHDKNKPCDEVDNSFLATNLAKPQNICEMVNAPMESGSDVQYKNENSRTYDVIRIEEEILDNCKDQFMSPHSVSLEQIKESPNGIPEEGVPPVDLENDGVEELSSLIPSYNDDDVCMEIVSENVERPGRTLRTQPSLSSSNPVIETTKQKSVCSDMEKRNLESVERINPSTLSEGTYHVKISAASTSIDLSVDPKSGTMLVNKSGEDREEVDQEHGTTSEICHTDATMLDAVCDSKFLSHESAETDQSSEKLSDTAHISDLPPPCSDVQIDFSTSISSEPATTRRYTYDPSSWTPMDIETATGNAECMLLESPLKLKSSYAEVEDFSGTRDPVSMEPQVTSYHRRFAGTVDYIWHSEDLQTVKVLDTIPKQALQNWSLGFPTKKWGSDHLALASQLAFKKDT from the exons ATGAGGTTcgcctcttcttcttcgtcttcgttACAATCTTTTATAATTGCAGCTGCTACTACTGACATCAATTTCGCTTCAATGTCTTCTCTTCGTGGTGGTTAC CCTAGAGGAGGAGCTCCATGTGGAGAATTTTGCTCTCCGTCTGAGAATCAAGAATCATTGGTTACTGAAGATTCACATTTTCCATCAGTTGAAGCTAGAAATAATGGTTTCAGGCAGCATAATGGACGGAATTTCCAAAATCAACATTACCGTCAACCACCGCCACAACAACAGCCATTTCCCCACCCTTCCCCACAATATCGACACCAGCAACCGACTCCTCCACCATATTATCGCCAGCAGCAGCCGAATCCTCCGCTGCATTATCGCCAGCAGCGGCGGATTCCTCCACCCTATTATGGTCAACAGCAGATGAATAGGCCACATCATTATCGCCAACAGCAGCCGATTCCTCCACCACATTATGGTCAACAGCAGCCGAATAGGCCACTGCATTATCGCCAACAGCGTCCGTTTACTCCTCCTGGCACCAAACAATGGGACTACAGGAAGTGGGAGTTGGCGGTGTCACAGCCACCACCTCAATGTG AACGCTTTGTAGTGCTTTCATACAATATACTAGCCAACTACTTGGCTTTAGACCATAGAAGAGAGCTTTATTTTCACATACCATTCTACGTATTGGACTGGGAGCGGCGAAAGAGAAATATACTTTTTGAGCTTGGATTATGGTCGGCTGACATTATGTGTCTCCAG GAGGTCGATAGGTTCCAGGACTTAGAGAACGAGCTAAAGGTCCATGGGTATGAAGGAATCTGGAAG ATGCGTACAGGACAAGCAATTGATGGATGTGCAATTTTTTGGCGCACAACACG ATTCAAATTGCGGCATGAAGAATCTATAGAGTTCAGAAACCTCGGACTTCGTGATAACGTTGCACAAGTTTGTGTACTCGAG TCAAGGAACCAAAACTCCAGTGACAAGGTGTCTGCGGATTCGCCTACAAG TGCAAGTGATGCTAATCTAGTTGTCATATGTAATATTCACGTGTTGTTCAACCCTAAAAGAGGAGAAATTAAGCTGGGACAG GTCAGAGTGCTCCTAGAAAGGGCTCATGCAGTTTCAAAGCTCTGGAGGGATGCACCATTGGTTCTTTGTGGGGATTTCAACTGTACCCCAAAG AGTCCACTGTACAACCTAATACTAGACCAGAAG TTAAACTTGGATGGGCTTGCTAGAAATCAAGTATCTGGACAACCAACTGCAGAAATATCTGAACTAAAGCGAAATTACCCTAACTCAGGAAACGGGTTTCCTAG GGCTCAGTCTAATGATGGTACAGTCAGCACTTCTATGCTGGTTGAGGAGAATGTCGATATGAAACATGGTAATGAACTACCAAACATGCATGACAAGAACAAGCCGTGCGACGAAGTGGATAATTCTTTTTTGGCGACAAACTTAGCAAAGCCTCAGAATATTTGTGAGATGGTAAATGCACCCATGGAATCTGGATCTGATGTCCAATACAAAAATGAAAACAGCAGGACTTACGATGTTATAAGAATTGAGGAAGAAATACTAGATAATTGTAAGGATCAGTTTATGTCACCGCACAGTGTGTCACTTGAACAGATAAAAGAAAGTCCAAATGGCATTCCCGAGGAAGGTGTGCCACCTGTTGATCTTGAAAATGATGGGGTGGAAGAGTTATCCTCGCTTATACCTtcttataatgatgatgatgtttgtATGGAGATCGTGTCTGAAAATGTAGAAAGGCCGGGCCGTACTCTGAGGACTCAACCAAGCTTATCTTCAAGTAATCCAGTGATTGAAACTACAAAGCAAAAGTCTGTTTGCAGTGATATGGAAAAGAGAAATCTTGAATCAGTAGAAAGGATTAATCCCTCAACTTTGTCTGAAGGTACATACCATGTCAAGATCTCTGCTGCATCTACTAGTATTGACCTAAGTGTGGATCCAAAGTCAGGTACCATGTTAGTCAACAAGTCTGGTGAAGATAGAGAGGAAGTGGATCAAGAGCATGGGACTACATCTGAAATATGCCACACTGATGCCACTATGTTGGATGCTGTCTGTGATAGTAAATTCTTAAGCCACGAGTCTGCAGAAACAGATCAATCCTCAGAAAAATTGTCAGATACCGCACACATTTCAGATCTACCACCACCATGTTCTGATGTCCAAATTGATTTCTCTACATCTATTAGTTCCGAGCCTGCAACCACAAGGAGGTACACTTATGACCCCTCTTCGTGGACTCCGATGGATATAGAAACAGCAACAGGAAACGCAGAGTGCATGCTTTTAGAAAGTCCTCTTAAGTTAAAAAGCTCGTATGCAGAAGTTGAG GATTTTTCTGGGACTAGAGATCCAGTGAGCATGGAACCTCAAGTGACCAGTTACCACAGACGATTTGCGGGTACTGTTGACTATATATG GCATTCCGAGGATCTACAGACAGTCAAGGTTCTCGATACGATACCTAAACAGGCTCTTCAAAACTGGAGTCTTGGATTCCCAACCAAG AAATGGGGCAGTGATCATCTCGCATTGGCTTCTCAATTGGCATTCAAGAAAGACACATGA